The genomic segment TCCCCAGGCCTGGGGGGCTGAACAATGGGCCCTGATCAAATGACATTCCACCTTTACAATGGGAACCTTGTGAGTGTCACCTGAACTCTGGACATGAGAAGCAGTTGTCACAGAGACCTGGGGAGATGGAACCCAAGCCGGGACTGATGGAGGGGATAAGAGTGTTTGTGGGGGAGGGCTGTTGGTGGCTCAGTTATTGGCCCCATCCAGTAGGGGCACTTAGAGGTTGCCTGGAGCCCTTGAGCAGCCTGGGATTTTATGTAGGGGCCGTTTGGAGAGTACtttggcagggagggggcagacaggaaaacaaagggaaagactTGAAGGAAAGAGGAGTCTGAAAGTCTGAGCCAAGAAAGGGAAGGTCACGTGAAAGGAAAGTTGGGAGTGGGTACACTACCCTAATGCCCCCTCCTCTTGATCTCACATGGTCCATGCTCTGCCACCCCCAGATTTCCCTGGGACCTGAGCCCTTGGCAaggctgggtggtggtgggtgtgggGACAGAAGCAACAGTTCCATTTGCTTTCTTATTCTTACCCGCCTGGAAGCAAGGTGGGAGCTGGCTCCCTTCCCCAGCACCGGGAGATTGAGGGAGCCTTGGTAGGGCACTCTGAGGGCTCTGTGGTAGGAGGGCTTGATCTCCTGGAAGCTTGGTGGCTGGGCTCCCCACTGGCTTCTTCATTCTCTGAGGAATACCACAGACCTCCCTCTGACCTTCACTTGCTTCCCTGCACTACTGTCCAAACCTTGTCTCCCCCAAATCCCAAACTGCTGTCACTCAAACCCCTCCCAGACCCTCGGTGCAGCACAATGCTATTGTCCCCAGACTTTAGGAGCCCTGCTGAAGTCCCCTTTCCCCCAAGCTGGCCACAGGAGAGACCTAGCACAGATGGCACAGGATACTTACTGTCAGCCCGGACCTGAGGTGGGAGCAGGTTCTGGACAGACGGACGAGTCTGCAAATGTGGCTAAGGGAGCTGTGTGGGGAGACCTGTCTTCAGTCCTTCCCCCACtgaccccccccctccccactggctccaCCCCTTCACAGACAGACACCCAGTGGGGCAAGGGGCCAGGAGTGGACAGAGGCGCCCTCTGTCTCCTGGGCTAGAACAGGCTGCCCTGTGTCCTCTTGTCCAGCCTCAgttgcctcccccctccctgctgggcaccagcaggcagggcccaggaggaagggggtgggaaagGTCCTGGGAGGGACCCGGAGAGGcctcgccccacccccaccccagcactggCAGGAAAGGGGAGGATCCTGCTGAGGGGTCTCAGTGAGGGGACCTCTCAGTGAATCCCTTAATCTTGGGAGTCTCACTCCCCGCTGAGAGATTTCGGTCCAGGAAATCTTTCTCCACGGGGGTCTCAGCGGGATTCCCCTCTGTGTGTGGGAGCCTCTTGGGGGTCTTGGGCTGCAGGGTCCTTTTCAGGATCTCCTTCGGAAGGGCTCTCAGTGGTGCTTCTCAGACTGAACTCCTGGGCAGGGCTCCCTCTCGGGCCTCTAGGATGTCCCGGTGCCCAGAGGGGGTCTGTCCGGGAGGCGCCTTCCCGCCTCCCCCCTGCAGGGGGGCGCGCGTgggccggggcgggcggggggacCCGGGCACCCCGCCCGGATGCTGCGGGGCGGGAGGCGGGCGGGAGGCGGGCCTGGGCGGTCTCCTCCCTCCGGCATCAAGGCAGAAGCTGGACACCtccgggctgggctggggctccgCTCGCTCCTGCCCTCCGGCTCCCGCGCCCACCTCCCCCTGCCGCGGTGAGTCCCGTGCCCCCACCCTGGGGCCGGGCGCCTTCCCGCCCCTcgcccccaccacccccgccccggggctCCCGGGCGTCTCCCCGAGCCAGCTCGGACTGCGGTTCGGGAGGCTTTGGGGGGCCGGCCGCTGTCCTCGTGGAGGGGAGTGGCGGGAAGGGGCTGGAGGAGTGGGCTCGGCCCTGTGCCCGCTGCCCCTGCGGCCTGAGCGGAGGCTGACCGCAGCCGCTGTGGGCCTGACCGCGGGCTTGTCTGCGGGGAAGGGCGGGCGGGGCCGCTGCACAAACAGGCCTTGGAGACAGGCAGCCTCATGACCCCGGGACCCGCTGAGCCTCCCAGAAAGGGCCCTTGGGACTGAGGGCCACAGAGGGGCCGCTCCAAAGTGCCTCCTCTCGGAGGGGTCTCCAGACCGCAGGGCCACCACCGAGGGGTCCCTAGGGCACTGACACTTGGAAAGGACCACCAGCCTCAGACCTAGAGAGGATGGTGTTTCTGGAAGCAaacaccccttcccccacctacGCTGAGCTGTTGTTTCCTggtccctgccccaggctccaTCCCTGTCCCCTCTCTCCTGGCCCATAATGCTTCTTCCAGGCAGGGGCCTGAGGTGCCAATGCCAGGGCAGGGGCACTCTGGTCTAGTCtaactctccctttctctccctgcccgTCCTACAGAGTCCCGATGGCAGCACAGCCACTGACGGAGCTGGAGGCGGCCATTGAGACCGTGGTCAGCACCTTCTTCACCTTTGCAGGGCAGGGGGGCCGGAAGGGTAGCCTCAGCATCGATGAGTTTAGGGAACTGGCCACTCAGCAGTTGCCTCACTTGCTCAAGGTAAGTGGGGGTCTCTGGGCCTGAGATTTTGGAAGACCGTGGCTGCGGGACACTGTGGATGTGAGGTGATGTGTCCGGGCACAATAATGTGACCCCAGGTGTGTGGTGGAGAAGGGTGTGGGTGACTGCGTGTGTAGCTTGGTCATACTGTGTTGCTGAGAGTGCAAGTGTGTTACTGGACTTTGTACTCCCCTCAGACAGAGCTGTTGGGTCTTGTGTCTGCTCTCTGGTCTTACCTCTCCACTACAGCAGTGGGTCCAAAGGTGGCTTCCAGGAGAGTCGTAGACCATCAGTGCGAGAAGGAGGCCGAGAGAAAGCACAGACCAAACTGCTCACTTCACATGtatagaaactgaggcccagctgtAGAAAGGGGtttgtcaaaaagaaaatcatagccCAGTTCATGGAGTGACAGAACCTCAGGGTAGGAGGGACCTGTAAGTAATCTTTGACTACTTCTCACCCCCTCTGGGAATCCCCTCAATAACGTACCGGATAAGGTCATTCCTTCTCTCCTACTCACTGGACAGAGTAGGAGTTTAGATTTCATCCGCTCTGAGTTGCCTAATCATAGCAGGCTGTTAAGTTTCTTTTATACCCTTTCTGAGAATTCACAGGCACGTGAAAGTGTGTGgatatggatttaaaaataaacaaacaaacaacaaacacgTCTTGGAAACTCAGTCTATCATATGCAAAATCCCGTACATCCCTAGACTTCTCAgacttttcccttcctcttctctcaggAGACTTGAGACTCCACCTGAGGTTCAACATTCCCTGTAGCCTTGCCACATAGTGACTGGTTTTTCCTCCAAATCCAACTCCCTCCGGGCCTGGAAATGCAAGAAGTGACCTCTTAGCTTTTTGTCACTGCTTCCAGAtcttagtttcttcttctt from the Halichoerus grypus chromosome 7, mHalGry1.hap1.1, whole genome shotgun sequence genome contains:
- the S100A13 gene encoding protein S100-A13 isoform X2; this translates as MAAQPLTELEAAIETVVSTFFTFAGQGGRKGSLSIDEFRELATQQLPHLLKDVGSLDEKMKSLDVNQDSELKFHEYWRLIGELAKEIRKERALEIRKT
- the S100A13 gene encoding protein S100-A13 isoform X1 → MLRGGRRAGGGPGRSPPSGIKAEAGHLRAGLGLRSLLPSGSRAHLPLPRVPMAAQPLTELEAAIETVVSTFFTFAGQGGRKGSLSIDEFRELATQQLPHLLKDVGSLDEKMKSLDVNQDSELKFHEYWRLIGELAKEIRKERALEIRKT